From Pungitius pungitius chromosome 9, fPunPun2.1, whole genome shotgun sequence, one genomic window encodes:
- the smcr8b gene encoding guanine nucleotide exchange protein smcr8b, giving the protein MIGSPDLLAFTGTEGFGEGEEDQEGLPEELSVPRFPPSNPWTSAALFHRDFILVAEFSEQVGPRPVLTIPDAPGVVGSFDLNHFSVRIMSVDYQASGPCQAAPGPRLNFSEDSKVVLGDSAEDAFAYVHHVTLYDLEARGMVRPFCMAYVCSDQAKLTENLCELSSGFARASESLKTGNRQAFAAELQSRLQELEYTRSTLLQEAGAPTAPGGPAEEGEKAEEGEKAEEGEKAEELDAVERSISQHRDLLRQVTSYPNRKLKQPDFLPYDPADPLTDPAALLAPERSSTNSTSSSSCRSERRLKPLEELCNDYFLTLMKGQLAAAERRLRGDRSALRTSRVTRPMARRVTLTNFLFELWTPEDGDEEEEEAAEAEEGRESGGAVASREARALLSEPTGPESFCSCVEEIPIKLEAGRATPDPAVAPEMTGSASSGDSIEVLGTERSYRTQRGSESGETPGGGGSTDAAQRRASADCGARGGARACARRADSEDSIEVLSTTGSIFPDDLTAITEEEAAAAEPRPLSNGLEREEEEEREEEAVKPETVTMRKAKATGCRKSDGSPEKTSKPPQAPDLHVHFSAPAAEAPPGAPLRLLSVDEGSDCSHDPLSNPRTAHAGARSDQGRWRGRRRRRRRRKAALRALRFLKQNSFSQHAVFCLLSGRPLVVVGGDESSVRKLVEALSLFLPDPGPDGAAVMPGLTAPLQLSDLLAWRLVGIHRSPSGSSADALRSVARYGRYLALLDLDQRTLLAPSYSGCLVGRLADPGAGISRGDTYLLHLESCLTALANRALLRAGGGVSERDAPPPAPAACSSECDSRVMRFLCDLIARRHAGRGPPVLSISYEPVHLHRNTHAA; this is encoded by the exons ATGATCGGGTCACCGGACCTGCTGGCCTTCACCGGGACCGAGGGGttcggggaaggagaggaggaccaagagggTCTGCCGGAGGAGCTCTCCGTCCCCCGGTTCCCTCCGTCCAACCCCTGGACCTCCGCCGCCCTGTTTCACAGGGACTTCATACTGGTGGCGGAATTCtcagagcag GTGGGACCCAGACCCGTGCTGACGATACCGGACGCCCCCGGGGTCGTCGGGTCGTTCGACCTCAACCACTTCTCCGTCCGCATCATGTCCGTGGACTACCAGGCGTCGGGCCCCTGCCAGGCGGCCCCCGGGCCCCGCCTCAACTTCAGCGAGGACTCCAAAGTGGTGCTGGGAGACTCGGCGGAGGACGCGTTCGCCTACGTCCACCACGTGACCCTGTACGACCTGGAGGCCCGCGGCATGGTGCGTCCCTTCTGCATGGCGTACGTGTgctcggaccaggcgaagctcacGGAGAACCTGTGCGAGCTGTCGAGCGGCTTCGCCAGGGCCTCCGAGAGCCTCAAGACGGGGAACCGGCAGGCGTTTGCCGCGGAGCTGCAGAGCCGACTGCAGGAGCTCGA GTACACACGGTCGACTCTGCTCCAGGAGGCAGGAGCTCCGACGGCGCCCGGCGGCCCcgcggaggagggagaaaaagcggaggagggggaaaaggcggaggagggagaaaaggcgGAGGAGCTCGACGCCGTGGAGCGCTCAATCTCACAGCATCGCGACCTCCTGCGCCAGGTCACTTCCTACCCAAACAGGAAGCTGAAACAGCCCGACTTCCTGCCCTACGACCCCGCCGACCCCCTCACCGACCCGGCTGCGTTGTTGGCCCCCGAGCGCTCCTCCACcaactccacctcctcctcctcctgcaggtccgAGCGCCGCCTGAAGCCCCTGGAGGAGCTCTGCAACGACTACTTCCTGACGCTGATGAAGGGGCAGCTCGCCGCCGCCGAGCGCCGCCTGCGCGGCGACCGGAGCGCGCTGCGGACCAGCCGCGTCACGCGGCCGATGGCCAGGAGGGTCACGCTCACCAACTTCCTGTTTGAGTTGTGGACGCCGGAGgacggagacgaggaggaggaggaggcggcggaggcggaggaggggagagagagcggcggGGCGGTGGCGTCGAGGGAGGCGCGCGCGCTTCTATCGGAACCGACGGGCCCGGAGTCCTTCTGCTCCTGCGTGGAGGAGATCCCCATCAAACTGGAGGCCGGGCGAGCGACCCCTGACCCCGCCGTCGCCCCGGAGATGACGGGGAGCGCGAGCAGCGGCGACAGCATCGAAGTGCTCGGGACCGAGAGGTCCTACCGGACGCAGCGCGGGTCCGAGAGCGGAG AAACACCAGGCGGCGGCGGGTCGACGGACGCCGCTCAGCGCCGAGCCTCTGCGGACTGCggcgcccgggggggggcgcgggcgtGCGCCAGGCGAGCCGACAGCGAGGACAGCATCGAGGTGCTGAGCACCACCGGCTCCATCTTTCCCGACGACCTCACCGCCatcacggaggaggaggcggcggcggcggagcccCGGCCCCTCAGCAACGGCCTCgagcgcgaggaggaggaggagcgggaggaggaggccgtCAAGCCAGAAACGGTTACAATGAGGAAGGCGAAGGCCACCGGATGCAGGAAGAGCGACGGAAGCCCCGAGAAGACGTCCAAGCCGCCGCAGGCGCCCGACCTTCACGTGCACTTCAGCGCCCCCGCCGCCGAGGccccgcccggcgcccccctccgGCTGCTGAGCGTCGACGAGGGCTCCGACTGCTCCCACGACCCGCTCTCTAACCCGCGCACGGCCCACGCCGGCGCCCGCTCGGATCAGggaaggtggagggggaggaggaggaggaggaggaggaggaaggcggcACTCCGCGCCCTGCGGTTCCTCAAGCAGAACTCCTTCTCCCAGCACGCCGTGTTCTGCCTGCTGAGCGGCCGGCCGCTGGTGGTCGTCGGCGGCGACGAGAGCTCGGTGAGGAAGCTGGTGGAGGCTCTGAGCCTCTTCCTGCCGGACCCCGGGCCCGACGGCGCCGCCGTGATGCCGGGCCTGACGGCACCGCTGCAGCTCAGCGACCTGCTCGCCTGGAGGCTCGTGGGAATCCACAG gTCGCCCTCGGGCTCCTCGGCCGACGCCCTCCGCTCCGTGGCGCGCTACGGCCGCTACCTGGCGCTGTTGGACCTGGACCAGAGGACGCTGCTCGCCCCGTCGTACTCCGGCTGCCTCGTCGGCAGGCTGGCGGACCCCGGCGCCGGCATCAGCCGCGGCGACACCTACCTGCTGCACCTGGAGAGCTGCCTGACCGCGCTGGCCAACCGGGCCCTGCTGCGCGCAGGGGGCGGGGTCTCGGAGCGGGACGCCCCGCCCCCCGCGCCGGCAGCTTGCAGCAGCGAGTGCGACTCGAGGGTGATGCGTTTCCTGTGTGACCTCATTGCGCGGCGCCACGCGGGACGTGGGCCGCCGGTTTTGAGCATCTCCTACGAGCCGGTGCACCTGCACAGAAACACGCACGCGGCGTGA